GTAGCTTTAGCCGATGCACAAACTAAGTGTTGTAAATAGTAGAAAGCTTAGTTCTTACCACTCGACTAGTAATGTGGTAAAATTTACCACATTACTGAATAGTTCAAAAGGTGAGGTTTGGACGAAGGCTTTTTTCGAAGTGTTGAGTCTAGACTTTGAGTCAGATATAGACAAAAAAATAATGTGGTAAAATCTACCACATTACGTAATTAGGTTCGCCCATGAGATGACTAGAGTTGAACATTTGGTCAGCTTTCCTTAATGGATGAATAATCTTTAAATTGAAATGTGGTAAATTTTACCACATTTCAATTTAAAGATTATTCAGTAGCGATTGAGCCAAATCGATGATTTCCTGATAAGTTGCTCGACTAGAACCTGTTTCTAATTGCTCGACTAACTGCTTGAGTCGAACCAATTCATTCTGAGGCTGAGAAGCCTTCACGGGCTTTTTCTTTTTACTAATGACCTGCTGTAGTTCTTCTACAGATGAAATGGGCTGATCAGATGTTGGCGTATCAGCTAGTTTGACAATATCTCCCTTGTTTACTTTCGACTTTCGTGAAAGAATTTCCTTTTTCAGGTCCGTCGAAGTTTTATCTAATCCTTTGGCAAATTCAGCATCCGTCCGAATGGTTTTTGGACTGACGTTGAACTGCTCCGCTAGAATTTCCTCCGTGCGTTTTCCGGCAGTTTCTCCCACGGGCCGACCGCTGTCTTTCTTGAGGGAAAGGTATTTCTGACCGCGTAAGTACGAGGTTTGCTCAGGCGTCAGGTTTCGGCGACCGAGCTGATTGTCGATCATATAAGCTCGAACTTCCTCTAGTCCAGGGAATTCCTTTAGAAGAATCCGGAAATTAATGCCGTGGTTGCTACAGATCCGATAGCGATTGTGACCATCCACGAGTACAAACAAAGAATGATTGTCATCCGTATTCCGAACGCTACTGGCGGGAGTTTCCCAAACCAGTAAGGGTTCACGGCAGCCTTCCCGTAAAATATTAGCTTCAAGTTGCTTGTATTCATCGTCTAACAGGGGCGGAATTAGCGTTTCCAGTTCGGGAATGATCGTAATCTGGTTTTTGATTAACTCCTGCTGCACTAGCGAACCACTGTCTTTTTTGATGAGATCCTTTGTACCGAACTGATTGACAATTTTCTTCATACGGATTATTTCGTTACGGGCGTGAGAAGTTCTTGAGCTAACTGCTTGTAATCCTGAGCACCGGGAGAGCCGGCAGCGTAGCGGAAAATATCAACCTGTGCGTACTGAGATTCTTTCAAAGCTGCGTTCAGACGGATTTCAGTATCAAATACGCGAAAATCATGTAGATCCTGCCGAATGGTTTGGATAAGTTCCTTATGAAGGACAAGGCGACGATCTACGCGGGTGAAAAGAATACCTTCGATGCTTAGAAACTCGTTGAAGAACTGACGAATTTCATTAATTAATTCAAAAAGGTTATTGATGCCCTTGATGGCCGACGTTTCGGGTTCCAGCGTGACCAGAGCAGCGTTGGAGGCAATCAAGGCTGAATTCGTAAATACGTTCAACGCAGGCGGGCAATCAATGAGAATATAGTCATATTGTGGTAGTACAGCATTTAAAGCCGTACGCAGGCGTAGAGCACCGCTAGGAGAGTGGGTAAGTTCACGTTCGTATTTGGCTAGCTCCAGACTACTGGGAACCAGATCAAAATTAGGAACGATGGGAACAATAGGTAAAGGTTTACCTTGCAAGAGAGCCTCGTAAAGCTGCACTTCCGGATTATCAAGTCCCAGACTTTGAGAAAGGTTGCCTTGAGAATCAATGTCAATAACCAATACCCGGTAGCCTGCCAGTACCAGAGCACTCCCTAAGTTAATGGTGGTGGTCGTCTTACCGACACCGCCCTTATGGTTAACGATACTAATTACCCGAGCTTTGCGATTTCTGAACTCATCGAGTCCGTACTGCAGTAACACGGGTTCTAATGCTTTAAGGTGTTTCTGATTTAGCGTACGTTGACCTGCTAAAGCTTTAGGTAAGGTGCTAACGGGAAGGCCAGCTTCTTTTTCAATGACTGACATAGATAGGGCCGTCTTCTTCTTGAAAAAGTGAAGGACCTCGTCGTGTGATAACATGGGCAAGGAGGTTTGTCAAAATTAAAAGACAATAGTAAGCCTTTTATTTGCTTGTGCCATCGTAATCGGACCGATTTTTTAAAAACGCTTTATTTGTATAACTAAATATTTAGTTTTCGCGAAGTTTTTTTATTGCTCGAATAGTGAGAAATGGGCGAGTGATGCACTTTAAATGAAACGATCAGTCTTTGATATATTATTATTATCAAATATTTCTGATTGATTTTAAGCTTTGTAAGTGACTGTAAGACAATTAGTTATGAGTAAAAAAGTGAGGTTTGGACTAATTAAAGGTGAGCGATGGACTAATTAGGTATTCATAAAAGTGAGGGACGGACTAGGCATAAAGTGAGGCTTGGACTAAAGCAGTACAATTAAAAGTGAGGTTCAGACTAAGGTAAAAGTGAGGTTTGGACTAGCAACATTTCATCCCTTATTTGGGTTTTTGTCGCCTTTTTCGGACAGAACTAAATCCTGTTTTTGTGTTAAAGGTGAGTTTTGGACTAACACTTTAGTATCTAAAACAGAAAACCTTATCCCTTAATAAGTTCAAAACCTGGAAGGCAAAGCGACCATCAAAGGCCTGGAAACATCTTAAAAAA
This region of Siphonobacter curvatus genomic DNA includes:
- a CDS encoding ParA family protein, coding for MLSHDEVLHFFKKKTALSMSVIEKEAGLPVSTLPKALAGQRTLNQKHLKALEPVLLQYGLDEFRNRKARVISIVNHKGGVGKTTTTINLGSALVLAGYRVLVIDIDSQGNLSQSLGLDNPEVQLYEALLQGKPLPIVPIVPNFDLVPSSLELAKYERELTHSPSGALRLRTALNAVLPQYDYILIDCPPALNVFTNSALIASNAALVTLEPETSAIKGINNLFELINEIRQFFNEFLSIEGILFTRVDRRLVLHKELIQTIRQDLHDFRVFDTEIRLNAALKESQYAQVDIFRYAAGSPGAQDYKQLAQELLTPVTK